The following are from one region of the Muntiacus reevesi chromosome 3, mMunRee1.1, whole genome shotgun sequence genome:
- the B3GNT7 gene encoding UDP-GlcNAc:betaGal beta-1,3-N-acetylglucosaminyltransferase 7, translated as MSLWKRTVYKSVCLSLALLVAVTVFQRSLTPSQFLQEPPPASLKQQKAQKPSGLLVNPDSFWKSAKEAVTPTPVVSRRPQAWDVNTTNCSANINLTHQPWFQGLEPHFQQFLSYRHCRYFPMLLNHPEKCSGDVYLLVVVKSIIAQHDRREAIRQTWGREQESAGRGRGAVRTLFLLGKASKPEEQSHYQQLLTYEDRIYGDILQWDFLDSFFNLTLKEIHFLKWLDIYCPDVRFVFKGDDDVFVNPTNLLEFLADRRPQEDLFVGDVLHHARPIRRKDSKYYIPGILYSQNSYPPYAGGGGFLMARGLAQRLHHSCDTLELYPIDDVFLGMCLEVLGVRPMAHEGFKTFGISRNRNSRMNKEPCFFRSMLVVHKLLPTELLAMWELVHGNLTCSRKLQVL; from the exons ATGtctctgtg GAAGAGAACCGTCTACAAGAGCGTGTGCCTGTCCCTGGCCTTGCTCGTGGCCGTAACGGTATTCCAGCGCAGTCTGACCCCCAGCCAGTTTCTGCAGGAGCCCCCGCCAGCCTCCCTCAAGCAACAGAAGGCCCAGAAACCCAGCGGACTCCTGGTAAACCCTGACAGCTTTTGGAAGAGTGCAAAGGAGGCGGTCACCCCCACTCCCGTGGTTTCACGGAGGCCCCAGGCCTGGGACGTGAACACCACTAACTGCTCGGCCAATATAAATTTGACCCACCAACCCTGGTTCCAGGGCCTGGAGCCACACTTCCAGCAGTTTCTGTCCTATCGCCACTGCCGCTACTTTCCCATGCTGCTCAATCATCCGGAGAAGTGCAGCGGTGATGTGTACTTGCTAGTGGTCGTCAAGTCCATCATCGCGCAGCATGACCGCCGCGAGGCCATCCGCCAGACCTGGGGCCGCGAGCAGGAGTCGGCAGGCAGGGGCCGCGGTGCAGTGCGCACTCTCTTCCTGCTGGGCAAGGCCTCCAAACCGGAGGAGCAGTCCCACTACCAGCAGCTGCTGACCTACGAGGACCGCATCTACGGGGACATACTGCAATGGGACTTCCTCGACAGCTTCTTCAACCTGACCCTCAAGGAGATCCACTTCCTCAAGTGGCTTGACATCTACTGCCCTGATGTCCGCTTTGTCTTCAAGGGCGATGACGATGTCTTCGTCAACCCCACCAACCTGCTGGAATTTCTGGCCGACCGGCGGCCCCAGGAGGACCTGTTTGTGGGTGACGTTTTGCATCACGCCCGGCCCATCCGCCGGAAGGACAGCAAGTACTACATCCCCGGGATCTTATACAGTCAGAACAGTTACCCGCCCTACGCAGGCGGAGGGGGCTTCCTTATGGCCAGGGGACTGGCCCAGCGCCTGCACCACAGCTGTGACACCCTGGAGCTTTACCCCATCGACGACGTCTTCCTGGGCATGTGCCTGGAGGTGCTGGGCGTGCGGCCCATGGCCCACGAGGGCTTCAAGACTTTCGGCATCTCCAGGAATCGCAACAGCCGCATGAACAAGGAGCCCTGCTTCTTCCGCTCCATGCTTGTCGTGCACAAGCTGCTGCCCACCGAGCTGCTGGCCATGTGGGAGCTGGTGCATGGCAACCTCACCTGTTCCCGCAAGCTCCAGGTGCTCTGA